The DNA sequence CAAGCAAACCGCCCCCAAGCGTTGGGAGGTGTTCACGCATGGTGGACGCAAGGGTACGGGTATCGATGCCATCGAGTGGGCCAAGGAAGTTGCAAAGCGCGGCGCCGGTGAGATCCTGCTCACCAGCATGGATCGCGATGGCACCAAGGATGGGTTTGATCTGGAACTCACTGCTGCGGTAAGTAAAGCAGTACCTGTGCCTGTGATTGCGTCTGGTGGTGTGGGCGGCTTGCAAGATCTAGTCGATGGCATCCAAATTGGGAGAGCCGATGCGGTACTGGCAGCAAGTATCTTTCATTATGGACAGCACAGCGTGCAAGAGGCTAAGCACTATATGGCAGAGCAAGGAATTGCGATTAGACTCTAATCATCATGACCAAGGCTAAATTTACAAAGATATCGGGTTTGCAAGCTGGTCCATGGCTTGATCGCATTGCTTGGAACGAGCAAGGTTTGGTGCCCGTGATTGCTCAAGAGGCTTCATCGGGTGATGTATTGATGATGGCTTGGATGAATCAAGCGTCTCTACTGCAAACCTTGCAAAAGGGTGAGGCAGTGTATTGGTCGCGCTCGCGTAACAAGTTGTGGCATAAGGGCGAAGAGTCGGGTCATACGCAAACCGTGCGAGAGATTCGGTTAGATTGCGATGGCGATACGCTTTTACTAATCGTGGATCAAAAAGACGGAATTGCTTGCCATACCGGCAGACACAGTTGCTTTTTTAACGAGTGGGACTCTGTGGCGAGCAATTGGGTCGATACAATGAAGCCATGAGTAGCCCGAATCAATTCAACCAAAACCTCAACCTCGATTCCATCTTGGCGCATCTGGCCGATGTGGTCGATAGCCGTCGTGCTGATTTAGCGAGTGGCAAGATCGATGCCGGAAGTTCATATATTGCTCAGTTGTTTACCAAGGGTGACGATGCGATTTTGAAGAAGATTGGGGAAGAGGCGACCGAGACCGTGATGGCGGCCAAGGATTCTCGCCAGAATCAGCTTGACCCCAAATACCAACAGTTATTGGTGGGCGAGATGGCTGACTTGTGGTTTCACTGCCTGGTGGCGCTCTCAAAGTTCAATTTGCGTCCCGAAGATGTACTAGCCGAACTCAAGCGTCGCGAGGGCACTTCGGGTATTACTGAGAAGGCCAGTCGCAAAACGTAGTGCTTACCCCCAATTTGCCCGTTTTTGGGCTTAATTCAGGTAAGATGCCTGCCTATGAAACACCCAAGCTATGACCCAAACTGCATTTTTTGCAAGATTGTTGCAGGGGAAATTCCTTGCCAAAAGGTCTACGAGGATGATGAAATCCTGGCGTTTAAGGACATTAATCCGGCCGCCCCAGTGCATTTATTGCTGATTCCTAAGAAACACATACCAATGTTGGAGTCAGCGACTGCCCACGACGCGCCATTGCTGGGTAGAATGTTGGAATTAGCCCCGCGTTTAGCTTCCCAAGAAGGATGTCGCCCTGGTAAGGAGGGGGGATTTCGGGTGATGGTGAACAATGGCGCGGATGGGGGTCAGGAGGTTTATCACTTGCATTTGCATGTGATGGGCGGGCCGCGCCCCTGGAAAAAATAATCCGAGGAGAAATTAAGATGGGCTCATTTAGTATTTGGCACTGGTTAATCGTACTGGTCATTATTTTGTTGGTCTTTGGTACCAAGAAACTCCGTAATATTGGTTCTGATCTAGGCGGTGCCGTAAAAGGCTTCAAAGATGGTATGAAAAATGGTGATGAAGCCAAGACCGAACAGATTCAGTCGCAGACCCCTGCTGGTGAAAAGACTGTTGATGTGCAAGCCAAGGACGTGAACAAGTCGTAAGACCTGATCAAACCAAACACACAAACTAAATACCAGCGATGCATCGATGATTGATCTTGGTGTATCAAAGCTCGCCCTGATTGCAGTGGTGGCTTTGATTGTGGTGGGCCCCGAACGTTTACCCAAAGTTGCTCGCATGGCGGGCAATTTATTTGGGCGCGCGCAGCGTTATATGGCCGAAGTTCGTACTGAGGTCAACCGCCAAATTGAGCTCGATGAGTTCAAGAAGCTTCGTGAGGCCAGCGCCGACGCCATGCGGGAGATGGAAAGTACCCTTAATGCCACAGTCCAAGAGGCGAATGTAAACCTGAGCGATCAGGCCGAGCCTACGACCAATGAGTTTTCCAGTTCGCTCTTAGATTCTGCGCCGGATGTGACTAAGGTCTATCGAGATGCTCTGCGTCAGGGTAGGGATAGTTGGGGCGTCAAGCGCACCGCCAGACCCCTTTGGTATAAACACTCAGCGGGTGTGCGCACTCGAGTGCAATCGGGTGCAGCAAGGGTTAAGCGATTTAAACGTCCGGTATTGAGTAAGTAAAAAATCAAGAACAAAGAACAAATCACGATGTCCGATACCAAACCAGGTCAGAGCGAAGAGACTGCAAAAGAGGGCGAGGGTTTTCAAGAAACCTTCATGTCGCATCTCTTTGAGTTGCGCGATCGGGTGATCAAAGCCGCCATAGCAGTGATCATTGTTTTTCTGTCGCTTGTTTATTGGGCGCCCGATATCTTTCATTTGTTTGCCAAGCCACTTTTAGATGCCCTTCCAGCTGGGGGCAAGATGATCGTGACCGATGTAACCGGATCCTTTTTTGTGCCGATGAAGGTCACGATGCTGGTTGCATTTTTGATTGCGCTACCGATTGTTCTCTATCAAATGTGGGCCTTTATTGCCCCAGGCCTCTATACCCATGAGAGAAAACTAATCCTTCCATTAGTAGTAAGCAGTTACTCACTATTTTTGGTTGGTATGTCCTTTGCCTATTTCCTGGTTTTCCCAACCGTCTTCCAGTTCATGGCGAGCTATAACGCACCCCTGGGTGCCGATATGTCGACTGATATTGATAAATACCTAAGCTTTGCGATGTCGACCTTTTTGGCCTTTGGGATCACCTTTGAGGTCCCGGTGGTGGTGGTTGTTTTAGTCAAGATGGGGATTGTGAGCCTAGAAAAGTTAAAAGAGATTCGACCTTATGTGATTGTTGGGGCCTTTGTGATTGCCGCGATTGTGACCCCACCGGACGTCTTATCCCAGCTCTTTTTGGCCATTCCCATGTGCCTTCTCTACGAGCTGGGGCTATTTATTGCTCGTTTCTACTTACCCAAAACCGAATCTGAAGAAGAAAAATCAGAATAATTCTGTAACTCATTGATTTATATTGATTAAATCAAACAAAAATCTCTGTTGCACCAATACAACGAATAGCCATAAAAAAGCCTCAAAAGGCTGTATTTACATACAAAAACGGGATAATTCAATGGTCTCGAAGGAATTCGGGCATTTCTTAATTTATGGAGATTTAAACAATGAAAAAATCACTATTTGCACTCGCCGCAGTCGGTGCGTTTGCTGGTGCTGCTCAAGCTCAGTCAAGCGTAACCGTATACGGTATTTTGGATGTGGGATATGTGGGTGGTAATGCCAAGGCATCTACAGTTAACTCATCAGCTAATCAAGTTAATGTTGCTGAAACAGTAAGTCTGCTTGGCCAATCTGCTCAGACTACCAGCCGTTTAGGCTTCCGTGGTACGGAAGACTTGGGTGGTGGTACAACCGCATTCTTTACCTTTGAAACTGGCCTTCAGCCAAATCAAAGCAGCCTATCGCCATTTAATAACCGTCAAGCATTTATTGGTTTGGGTCAAAAAGGAATGGGTAACGCACGTATTGGTACCCAGTACACCCCAATCCATGAGGCAGTTGGTGCAACTGGTGCTAACCAATTGAACAACTTGGTTGGTGACGTGATTTATCCTCAGAACACTGGTTTGACCAACCAAGACGGTAGTGCAAGCAACGCCAACGCTGGTTACACTGTTCGTGCCAACAACATGATCCGTTTTGAGTCTGAGAGCTTCTCTGGCTTCAAAGGCAAGGCCTTTTACGTGCAAAATTCTCGTGATGAGAACCAAACAACCTATCGTGGCACGGCCGCAACTACTGCAACAGCCAACTACACCAACGGCGTTGGTTATACAGGTGGCAATACCAACAGCACAGGCTGGGGCCTCGGATTGGATTTCGCAATTCAAAAATTCTTGATCTCCGCTAACTATCAGTCATTTAAGCAAGAAAACGCTTGGACTGAGCAAACAAACGCAGTAGCAATTGGTGCTAATAACGGTGGGGCGGCAACAACCGTTACTCAAAACGTTCAATCAGGCGTTCTGACCAACCTTAATGACAATCAATGGTACGTAGGTGCTACATATGACTTTGGTATTGTCAAGGCTTATGCTCAGTATATTAATCGCAAGATTGAATCTGGTCTCGACTCAAATGCCTACGCAAAACGTACTGCTCAGCAAATTGGTTTGCGTGGAAACGTAACCAAGACTGTTGAGCTCTGGGGCTCGGCTGGTATGGGTCGTACCAGCGCCTTTGGTGTAAGCAACCCAACTGCTAACTTCACTGGCTATCAGATTGGTTCCAACTACTGGTTGAGCAAGCGTACCAACTTGTATGCAATCTTTGGTGCAAGCAACACATCTTCTACCTCTGGTAACTATGTGATTCGTGCAACTGACGCAAATGCTTACGGTCCACGTAATTTGAGCGCCAATGCCAACAACTACGCTGTTGGTGTACGTCACACGTTCTAATTTGATGCTAGCTTCGGCTAGTTGAAGATTAGTTGTAGCAAATAAACCCACTGTGGAAACACAGTGGGTTTTTAATTAAGTCAATTCTATTTTTATAAAAAACCAAATCAATCTTCGTCTCGACAGGACAATCAGATGATTAATCCGTATTCAGAAAATTTAAAAACAGATTTAATAATTAAGACAATCAAAACATATGAATCAAACATATAATAAGTTTGATTCATATGTTATCAGCATAGTAACTGATTAAAAAACGAATACTTAATGAATAAAAATATGATCCGGCTGTAAATTTAGCTGATAACGCTCATACATTTTCAGATAAATTGATTCAAGATTTTTAGTAAATACGGAAGTTTTAAATAAGGGCGTATTCTGAAGGTTAGTAGCTAATTTAAGCTTTATTGTTTCTAATTTCCTCGGTGTGGTAGCCAAATCAATAGCCATCATTTCGTATTCTTCTGAGCTATGAGTAATGAGCTCTGGTAGTCCAATGGCATTTAATAAACTTGCAGCTACGCGACTTGCAAACGACTGGCCTATGAGTGTCAGCACAGGAACTCCTGACTTAAGAGAGTCGACAGCAGTTGTGTGGGCACCGTACGGGTGAGTATCTAAAAATAAGTCAGCCAAGGCATATCTAGCTAAGTAGTCACCCATGGAATCGAGACGGCTAGCAAAAATAATTCTTGATGGATTAATCTTTCGCTTTTCGAATTCACTTTTTATGTTCATATTGAATTCATTGTTGTTTTCTGAAATCCACAATACGCTATTCTTTGCTGCAAGTAAAATTCTTGACCAACGATCCAATACATAAGGATTAAATTTAAAGTCATTATTAAAACAACAGAAGATAAAATTATCTTGTGGCAATCCACATTCTTCCTTCGAGAATATTTTTCCTGATGGAATTCGGTTGGAGTCATCCACCATATAGCTATTCGGAAGATATGCTACCTTTTCAGAATAAAAACGCTCATGAGACCTCGGAATAACCGTTTGGTCGGCAATTATGTAGTCGATAAAATTTGAACCAGAAGACCCTGGATACCCTAACCAGTTAACTTGTATAGGTGCGGCTCGAAAGGAAAATATTCCAGTTCTCGAGTGTTGGGTAAAACCTGCTAGATCAATGGCAATATCAACTCCAAGGTTTCGCGCTAACAGAGCGGTTTCGCGGTCGGAAAGATCATCAACTTCGATAAATTCATCAAAAGCTCTTTTAAGGCGGGCTCTCATTGGGTCGTCGGGAGGGGCTTTTTGTAAAGAAAATGCAAATACCTCAAACCGATTGCGGTTATGTTTTTCAAACAGCTCAGCAGTTAAATAAGAAACAGGGTGGCCACGAAAATCAGGAGAAAAATAGGCAATTCTAATTTTTTCATTTTTTTTATTGTGGTGAGAAATTGCCCCTAAAGAAAAATTTTCAGGAAATTTATGTTCTGAAAAAATTTTGCTAGTTTGCTTATGTAGCTGGGGATCATCACTCAGAGAGAGTAATACAAAAGGGCTAATTACTTTTTCATCCGAAATAATTTTTTGAGCAATATATTTAAGAGAGTCAGAGTAATCAAACCAGTTACCAATTTTCATTTTTGCATGAATAAGATATCCATACACCCAATAAATATCGGGTCTTAAATTCAATGCCTTGCTATAGCAATCAATTGCCTCCCGATAACGCTTAAGCTCATTTAGAGCTACACCCTTGTTGAGCCAAGCTGCAGCATTATGAGGGTTAAGATCCAAAGACTTGTTGTGATGGGCTATTGCATCATCAATTTGATTAAGCTCAAGTAAAGTATTTCCTATGCAAGAATATACTTCAGCATAATTAGGACTAAGTTTAAGGGCTTGGTGGTAATGTGCGATGGCTTCATCAAAGCGCTTTAACTCATTGAGCACATTTCCCTTGTTTGCATATCCCTTTGCGTAATCCGGCTTCAGATTAAGTGCCTTATCGTAATGAGTGATCGCTTCTTCAAATCGCTTGAGTTCCTGTAGGGCATTACCTTTATTAGACCAAGCTTCTGCGTAGTCTGGTTTTAAACTAAGGGCCTTATCGTAATGAGTGATCGCTTCTTCAAATCGCTTGAGTTCCTGTAGGGCATTACCTTTATTAGACCAAGCTTCTGCGTAGTCTGGTTTTAAACTAAGGGCCTTATCGTAATGAGTGATCGCTTCTTCAAATCGCTTGAGTTCCTGTAGGGCATTACCTGCATTAGACCAAGCCTCAAAGAAATTGGGTTCAAATTTAATTGCTCTTTTATACGCATCAAGAGCATTCTCATAATCTTTAAGTCCAAGATATGTATTGCCGAGACTACTCAGAGTTAAGGGATTTTTTGGCAGGATTCGTAGAGAATCATTTAGGAATTTGAGTGCATCTGGATAGTTGCCGCGCTGTGCATAAACGATGCCCAAGAGTCCTAAAACATGTGGATTATGAGCTTGTAATTTTGATGCTTGTTTTAAATAAAGCTCAGCAGAATCCAAATTTGAATTTCCAAGTGACTCAAGCGCTTTGTTTAAAAGGAAGTGAACTTGAGGATTCATTATGAAAATTTATAGTAGATATTCTGATAAGAATTTAACAAGGGAAACTCACTATTTAATGGATTACTTGACACTAAGAGAATGGTTAATCATGAAAGCCTCAAACGCTTTAATTGGCTCAATATCCTCATAGAGAGTTGACTTTCGTTCAATTATTTTATCTTTAACATTTTTACGGAACGAATAATCTTGGCACAGCCTTACTGCTAACTGAATATATTCTGCTGAATCTTTTGCTACCAGTTCTGTAAGTCCAATGCGTTTCAATATCCCACTCCCAAGCCTGCCGCGCAAGAAATTACCATCATGGCTAACTACTGGCAGATTGCATCCGATAGCTTGGATAGCAGTATTAAATCCAGAGAAATGAAGGGTATCAAGCATCGCCGTCGAAGACTTCAATAAACCATGAAACTCACGCGCGTCTAGCCATGGCATGAATGAAATAAACCCTTTTGAATCAAGACCATGTTTGCTGAATTCATTTTCAAGACGATTGCTCAAAACACTGGCCAGCGGGTCTTCAAGGTTAAAAAACACAAATTTACAAGCACCCAACCGTTTAGCTATATCAGCAAAAATCCAATCGCTATCTGGTTGATATTTATAGGGCGTTCCTGGGCAGATGAGGACTGGGATATCGGAGGGAAATTGGGACAGAGGCTGAGCCTTTGTAGATTGAATATTAACTGGGTCAACGTAGTACGAGCCAAGATTCGGTAATTGAACTAGCTTTTCAGAATAATAATTAGTGGCATTTGGGGGCTCAAAAAGCTCAGAGGACACATAGTAGTCAATTGTGGGCAAGCCACTTGACTCCGGATGTCCCCATCCAACCAGCTGTGTAGGAGAGAGCCTCAAACTTGCAAGTTGAGTGGTTAGTTGATCCATGCCAATTTCGGGGTAGAACAAAAAATCAATTTTTTTGTTAACAATTTCTTGGGCAAAAGCATTTATGTCGTGAGAATAAATGGTGAAAGAATCCGAATTTTCTTTAGCAAAATCTGTTTCCTTATCACAATAGGGGTTGGTGCTAAAAAGATGAATCTCAAAGGCCTCCCTATTTAAATTTTTAATCATTCCCTTAGTGAGTGCATGCCAAACAGAATGATTTCTGAAATGACCGCTGACGATTCCAAGCCTAATTTTTAACCTGGGAGTGTTTTGTTCGGGGCTTGACTGAATAGAAACTGCTTTACCCATCAATTTTGAGCAGAGATCTCCATATTCAGACAGGATATTCTTGTTATTGAAATTGTGATAAGCGAGGTAAAAAGGTTGAGTTGACGCAACAATCTCAATGATTTCATTTGACTTAAGATTTACGTCACTTAACAAGCTGTTTTTGAGTTTTATAAATTCAGTGGTGAAAATTTCTCTAATTGAATTGACATCATTTTTCGCACCCAAAATAGAGGGAATGATGGCAAATACTTTTGACCACTGCGCCAACCTAAAATTCGGATCGTGCCTTAGGGCAAGATCAAAAAATAATTGAGCCTTATCATTTTGTGCTAAGCCAACGTGCGCAGCACCCTTGCCGTAGTAAGCTTTCGAAGAGGTGTCATCAATCAATAAAGCTGCATCAAAACCACTAATTGCGTTTGCAAATTTTTTTATTTTATTAAGAGTGAATGCTTTTGCTAATAATGCCTCAAAATAATCAGGATCAATGAGTAGGGCGTTATCAAATTCACGGATTGCATGTTCATCCTTATCTAAGCCAGTGAATGCAATACCTTTGCCAAAGAAAGCAACAGCAGACCGAGAGTCAATTTTTAATGTGTCATCAAACGATAAGATTGCTGACTCATATTTTTTTAGCTCATTTAGTGCGATGCCTTTATTTAATAGAGCATCAAAATTAGGTTGTATTTGAATTGACTGTTCGCATGCATTAATCGCTTCAGAGTGCCGCTTAAGCTTGATTAGAGAATTCGATTTGTTGGCGTAAGCCTCGCTATATAAAGGATTTAGTTTTATTGCTTTATCAAAAGCTATCAATGCTTCTAAATATCGCTCTAAATGATTGAGGGCAATTCCTTTGTTTGACCATGCCTCAGGAAAGCTGGGATCAATGCTTATTGCTTCGTCAAGGGATTTATTCGCCTCATCGAACTTTTTTAATTGGATGAGTAATTGACTTTTGTTGATAATACTTGCTGCATCATTCGGTTTTATTTGAATTGCTGAGTCATAACAAGCGATTGCGGTATGAAGTTTGCTTTGAAGTGAATATAAAAGTCCCAAGTTATAAAAAATTCTTTCATCATTCTTTATTTCGGTTTTTAAAGACTCGAAAATAAGCAATGCATCATTTATTTTTCCATTATTTGCACAAAGGAGGCCTAATTCAAAAACATAAGATAGCCCCTCTTTTTTTGAGATTCCCTCCAATAAAAGCTTTTGATTATTAGCAAGCTTATTTGATTTAACTAGCTCAAAGAGTTGAATAACAAATGGAGGTGGGTTTTGATTCACAAGTTTGTGCTAATTTTCTTAAAAATACTAAGCGAAGTTACTCTGCTTGCATATCGGAAATGAGTCGTTATTAGACTCACTTCTTTAAACTATCTCTAATTTCTCTTAACAGCACAATATCTTCGGGTGTTGGGGGTGCCTCTTTTGGTTCTTCTGCTCTTATTTTGTTGATGATTTTGACCATCTGGAAGATCACAAATGCGAGCAAGATGAAATTAATCAGGATGGTGATGAAGTTGCCGTAGGCAAAGATAGGGATGCCAGCCTTTTTGAGTGCATCAAAGGTTCTTGGTACGTTATCCGGTACTGTGCCAAGAACTATAAACAGGTTGGTAAAGTCAATCCTGCCCCCTAGTAGGGTAGAAATGAGGGGCATGACAATGTCATTGACCAGGGAATCGACGATTTTTCCGAAGGCGCCGCCAATGATGATACCGACCGCCAGGTCAACGACGTTGCCGCGGACCGCAAAGGCCCGGAATTCTTTCATCATCTTGGATGCCACAACTCTCTCCCTAAAAATCATGGGTTTGCTGGAAATTGACCCAAATTAAGCGGTCATTTGGCTTTTTACCTTAAAATTGGAGGTTTATGCAATTCACCCTTTAGAACCCCTTATTTGACTTAGGCACAAGGATAGATCGTACATGAGTGATACCCCAAAAATGGATAAAGACCGCCGTACTTGGCTGATTGCTACGACTGCTGTTGGTGGTTGCGGAGCCGCTGCTGTTGCATACCCATTTCTAGATAGTTTCCAACCATCCGAGCGTGCTAAGGCTGCTGGTGCCCCGGTTGAGGTCGATATCTCCGGCATGAAGCCCGATGAGATTCGGACGGTTGAGTGGCGCGGAAAGCCAGTTTGGGTCTTGCGCCGCACCCCAGAGCAAGTAGCTGAACTTCCTAAATTAGATGGCGAGCTGGCCGATCCCAAATCCTTGCGTGATCCCGCAGCTTTAACACCTCCTTATGCCCGCAATGACCACCGCTCGATTAAGCCTGAGTATTTTGTGGCAGTTGGTATTTGTTCACATTTAGGTTGCTCGCCAACAGCGAAGTTGCAAGCAGGCCCACAACCATCTTTGCCAAACGATTGGCCGGGCGGTTTCTTGTGCCCATGCCATGGTTCCACCTTTGACTTGGCTGGCCGTGTGTATAAGAACAAGCCTGCTCCAGATAACCTAGAAGTGCCTCCCCATATGTATTTGAGCGACACCAAGATTTTGATTGGTGAGGACAAGAAGTCGTAATTTATTTATCTAATTATTAGTTACTGATTTAGGAAACTAACCATGGCATTTCAAGAAATTAAAGTCCCAGAAAACGCCTCTGTTGCCCAAAAGGGCCTGGCCTGGGTGGATTCTCGCTTTCCATTGACTAAGCTCTTTAAAGAGCATATGAGCGAGTACTATGCTCCAAAGAACTTTAACTTCTGGTACTTCTTTGGCTCCTTAGCCATTGTGGTGTTGGTGATTCAGATTGTGACCGGTATTTTCCTCGTCATGAACTACAAACCCGATGCCATGAAAGCATTTGATTCGGTTGAGTACATCATGCGCGAGGTTCCCTGGGGTTGGCTGATTCGTTACATGCACTCGACTGGCGCTTCGATGTTCTTCGTAGTGGTCTACCTGCATATGTTCCGTGGCTTGATCTATGGTTCTTATCAAAAACCGCGTGAACTCATTTGGATCTTTGGTTGCACCATTTTCTTATTGCTCATGGCTGAGGCTTTCTTGGGATATCTCTTACCCTGGGGCCAAATGTCCTACTGGGGCGCTCAGGTGATTATTAATCTCTTTGCTGCTATTCCCTTAATTGGTCCAGACTTGGCTTTGTGGCTACGCGGTGATTATGTGGTGGGCGACGCAACTTTGAATCGCTTCTTCTCTTTGCACGTGATCGCTTTGCCATTAGTTCTAGTTGGCTTAGTTGCAGCTCATATCATTGCGCTACATGAAGTGGGCTCTAACAACCCTGACGGCATTGATATTAAGAACAACTTAGATGCCTCTGGTAAGCCAGTGGACGGCATTCCATTTCATCCTTACTACTCAGTGCATGACATTATGGGTCTCGGTGTGTTCCTCATGATCTTCGCCGCCATTGTGTTCTTTGCACCTGAGATGGGTGGTTACTTCTTAGAGGCGAACAATTTCATTCCGGCTGATCCTTTGCAAACGCCTTCGCACATTGCCCCGGTCTGGTATTTCACGCCGTTCTATTCAATGCTACGTGCCACCACCACACCATTCCTAATTCCTCTGTGGATTCTGTGTGCAGTGATTTTGGGGATGGTCATTAAGAACAACAAAGACATCCGGGTGAAAGCCGTTTGCGTTGGCATTTTGGCTGCTCTTGCGGTTGGTTTTTATGTGTTTGATGCGAAGTTCTGGGGCGTGGTCATCATGGGCGGTACGGTCGTGATCCTGTTCTTCTTGCCTTGGCTCGATAAATCCCCAGTGCGATCGATCCGTTATCGCCCAGATTTTCATAAATACATTTACGGCATTTTCATTGTGAGCTTTGTGATCTTGGGTTATCTCGGCATCAAGCCACCTTCACCACTTTTTGAGAAGATCTCGCAGGTATGTACGATTTACTATCTGGCATTTTTCTTTGCCATGCCTTGGTGGAGCAAGATGGGTAAATTTAAGCCTGTGCCCGATCGCGTGACCTTTGAGGCGCACTAATCCATAAGAACAATAGAAGATATTAGGAATCCAGATGAACCATTCTCTTTATATGATCGGTGCGCTTAAGAAGTTTGTTGTAGTGGGCTTAGGTAGCTTCATGGTGAGCGCTGCATTTGCGGCTGGCAGCGACTTTCCTCTTGATAGCGCTCCTAACCGTGTAAATAACAATGCCTCTTTGCAAAATGGTGCTAAGATTTTTGTGAACTACTGCTTAGGTTGCCATTCTGCAGTGAACTTACGTTACAACCGTTTGCGTGATATTGGTTTGAGTGATCAGCAGATTAAAGACAACTTGATCTTGGGCGATCAAAAGGTAGGCGATCTGATGACTATCTCGATGACCCCTAAGGATGCTAAGGCTTGGTTTGGTAAGGTTCCACCTGATTTATCGGTTGAAGCTCGTGCCCGCGGTACCGATTGGCTCTATACCTACTTCCGTACTTATTACAAGGATGAGGAGAGTCCAACGGGTTGGAATAACATGGTCTATCCCAATGTTGGTATGCCCCATGTATTGTGGGAACTCCAGGGTGAGCGTATTGCTAAGTTTGAAGAGGTAAAAGATCCCAAGAATCCTGCCAAGACAACTAAAGTCTTCAAAGGATTTGAGCAAACCACCCCAGGATTAATGAAGCCCCAAGAATATGATGATAATATTGCGGACCTCGTTTCATTTATGTCTTGGATGGCTGAGCCTACTCAGTTACAACGTAAGCGGATCGGTGTCGTCGTCCTTCTATTCCTTGCAATCTTTACCTTGCTTGCATGGCGTCTGAACAAGGCGTACTGGAAAGACATTCGCTAAGAACTAACTTAGCGTATTTTGATTATTTGATTTGAAGGATATTTGCTTATGATGGTGTTGTACTCGGGTACCAATTGCCCATTCTCACAACGCTGCCGCCTAGTTCTCTTTGAGAAGGGTATGGATTTTGAGATTCGTGATGTAGATCTCTTCAATAAACCAGAAGATATCTCGGTCATGAACCCCTATGGCCAAGTTCCTATTTTGGTTGAGCGTGATCTGA is a window from the Polynucleobacter sp. HIN11 genome containing:
- a CDS encoding O-linked N-acetylglucosamine transferase family protein, with product MNQNPPPFVIQLFELVKSNKLANNQKLLLEGISKKEGLSYVFELGLLCANNGKINDALLIFESLKTEIKNDERIFYNLGLLYSLQSKLHTAIACYDSAIQIKPNDAASIINKSQLLIQLKKFDEANKSLDEAISIDPSFPEAWSNKGIALNHLERYLEALIAFDKAIKLNPLYSEAYANKSNSLIKLKRHSEAINACEQSIQIQPNFDALLNKGIALNELKKYESAILSFDDTLKIDSRSAVAFFGKGIAFTGLDKDEHAIREFDNALLIDPDYFEALLAKAFTLNKIKKFANAISGFDAALLIDDTSSKAYYGKGAAHVGLAQNDKAQLFFDLALRHDPNFRLAQWSKVFAIIPSILGAKNDVNSIREIFTTEFIKLKNSLLSDVNLKSNEIIEIVASTQPFYLAYHNFNNKNILSEYGDLCSKLMGKAVSIQSSPEQNTPRLKIRLGIVSGHFRNHSVWHALTKGMIKNLNREAFEIHLFSTNPYCDKETDFAKENSDSFTIYSHDINAFAQEIVNKKIDFLFYPEIGMDQLTTQLASLRLSPTQLVGWGHPESSGLPTIDYYVSSELFEPPNATNYYSEKLVQLPNLGSYYVDPVNIQSTKAQPLSQFPSDIPVLICPGTPYKYQPDSDWIFADIAKRLGACKFVFFNLEDPLASVLSNRLENEFSKHGLDSKGFISFMPWLDAREFHGLLKSSTAMLDTLHFSGFNTAIQAIGCNLPVVSHDGNFLRGRLGSGILKRIGLTELVAKDSAEYIQLAVRLCQDYSFRKNVKDKIIERKSTLYEDIEPIKAFEAFMINHSLSVK
- the mscL gene encoding large conductance mechanosensitive channel protein MscL, which encodes MMKEFRAFAVRGNVVDLAVGIIIGGAFGKIVDSLVNDIVMPLISTLLGGRIDFTNLFIVLGTVPDNVPRTFDALKKAGIPIFAYGNFITILINFILLAFVIFQMVKIINKIRAEEPKEAPPTPEDIVLLREIRDSLKK
- the petA gene encoding ubiquinol-cytochrome c reductase iron-sulfur subunit; this translates as MSDTPKMDKDRRTWLIATTAVGGCGAAAVAYPFLDSFQPSERAKAAGAPVEVDISGMKPDEIRTVEWRGKPVWVLRRTPEQVAELPKLDGELADPKSLRDPAALTPPYARNDHRSIKPEYFVAVGICSHLGCSPTAKLQAGPQPSLPNDWPGGFLCPCHGSTFDLAGRVYKNKPAPDNLEVPPHMYLSDTKILIGEDKKS
- a CDS encoding cytochrome b, with the protein product MAFQEIKVPENASVAQKGLAWVDSRFPLTKLFKEHMSEYYAPKNFNFWYFFGSLAIVVLVIQIVTGIFLVMNYKPDAMKAFDSVEYIMREVPWGWLIRYMHSTGASMFFVVVYLHMFRGLIYGSYQKPRELIWIFGCTIFLLLMAEAFLGYLLPWGQMSYWGAQVIINLFAAIPLIGPDLALWLRGDYVVGDATLNRFFSLHVIALPLVLVGLVAAHIIALHEVGSNNPDGIDIKNNLDASGKPVDGIPFHPYYSVHDIMGLGVFLMIFAAIVFFAPEMGGYFLEANNFIPADPLQTPSHIAPVWYFTPFYSMLRATTTPFLIPLWILCAVILGMVIKNNKDIRVKAVCVGILAALAVGFYVFDAKFWGVVIMGGTVVILFFLPWLDKSPVRSIRYRPDFHKYIYGIFIVSFVILGYLGIKPPSPLFEKISQVCTIYYLAFFFAMPWWSKMGKFKPVPDRVTFEAH
- a CDS encoding cytochrome c1, yielding MIGALKKFVVVGLGSFMVSAAFAAGSDFPLDSAPNRVNNNASLQNGAKIFVNYCLGCHSAVNLRYNRLRDIGLSDQQIKDNLILGDQKVGDLMTISMTPKDAKAWFGKVPPDLSVEARARGTDWLYTYFRTYYKDEESPTGWNNMVYPNVGMPHVLWELQGERIAKFEEVKDPKNPAKTTKVFKGFEQTTPGLMKPQEYDDNIADLVSFMSWMAEPTQLQRKRIGVVVLLFLAIFTLLAWRLNKAYWKDIR